AGCAGCCGCAGCCGGTCCATGTAGATCCCGGCCTGCCACATCTCCATGGTCATCAGGAGCGGGATGTTGAACAGCAGGGCCCCGCCGAACGCGCGTCCGAGATCGCGGAGGTAGCGGCGCTCTCGCCCTGCATCGATCACCAGGCTGCTCATGGAACGGCAACGCTTTGATCAGGCGATTGGCTGCATGGCGCCGCGCGGGGTAGGAAGGGGCGATCCCCGAACGGAGCGTCATTCCATGCATCTCGCCCGCTTTCCCCGCATCCGCCTGGCGCACCTGCCGACGCCGCTGGAGCCGCTGCCGCGCCTTGGGGAGGCGCTGGGCGTCGATCTGTGGATCAAGCGCGACGACTGCACCGGCCTGGCCGGCGGGGGCAACAAGACGCGCAAGCTTGAGTTCCTCTTGGGCGCGGCCTTGGCCGAGGACGCCGATACGCTGATGACGCAAGGGGCGGTGCAGTCGAACCATGTGCGCCAGACCGCGGCCGCCGCCGCCGCGCACGGCCTGGCCTGCGAGATCATCCTGGAAGAGCGGACCGGCTCAAAGGCGCCGGACTATGTCGGCAACGGCAATGTGCTGCTGGACAAGCTGTTCGGCGCCAAGCTGCGCACCGTGCCGGGCGGGACCGACATGGTCGCGGAGCTGGAGACAACGGCGGCCGAGGCGAGGGCGCGGGGCGCGCGTCCCTATGTCATTCCGGGCGGCGGCTCCAATGCGATCGGCGCCCTTGGATACGCCGACTGCGCGCGCGAGCTGGTGGTGCAGGCGGACGATCTGGACCTGCGCATCGACCGCATCGTCACCGCGACCGGCAGCGCTGGCACCCATGCCGGGCTGGTGGCGGGCCTCCAGGTGATCGGCGCCGACATTCCTGTGCTGGGCATCGGCGTGCGCGCGCCAAAGGAGAAGCAGGAAGCCAACGTCTTCAAGCTGGCCGAAGAGACCGCCGCCCTCTTGGGCCGGCCGGGACAGGTCGCGCGCGAGGCGGTGGTCGCCGATTGCGACTATGTGGGCGAGGGCTACGGCCGGGTCGACCAGGGCGTGATCGACGCCCTGACCCTGGCCGCCCGCACCGATGGCGTCGTGCTGGACCCCGTCTATTCCGGCAAGGCGATGAAGGGCCTGATCGCCCTGTCGAAGCAGGGGCGGTTCGCGGGCGAGACCGTGGTCTTCCTGCACACCGGCGGCGCGCAGGGGCTGTTCGGATACGAGAGCGAGATCGGGGCGGGGTTGTAGGAAGAGGGGGCACAAGGTCCGCTCGAGGGCGTGACGCCCCCCGTCGGCTTTCGACCCATTGCGGACATAGAGGCTGGCTGCCAAATCCGACGCATGACCTTGCTCGATAAGCTCGCGCTTCGCCTGCCCATCGTTCAGGCTCCCATGGCTGGAGTGTCCACACCCCAGCTGGCGGCCGCTGTCTCCAATGCGGGGGCGCTAGGCTCGATCGGCGTCGGCGCGACAAACGCCTCCGGCGCGGCTCGGATGATCGATGACGTCAGACGGCTCACCGACGCGGCGTTCAACGTCAATGTCTTCGTCCACAGTGCGCCGATCCGCGATGCCGAGCGCGAGGCGTCTTGGCTAAGCGCCCTAGAACCGGTGTTCCGGGAGTTTGGCGCCCAACCCCCATCCTCCCTCGCGACGATCTATCAGAGTTTCGCCGACGATGATGAGATGCTGCGCCTGCTGATCAAGCGGGCGCCTCCAGTTATCAGCTTTCACTTCGGCTTGCCGGACCAGGCGAGGGTGACGGCCCTGCGACAGGCAGGGTGCGTCCTGATCGCCACCGCTACCAGTCTTGATGAAGCCTCGGCGGCGAGGAGGGCCGGAATGGACGCCGTCGTGGCTCAGGGCTTCGAAGCCGGAGGGCACAGGGGGATTTTCGACCCCGCCGGCGACGATGCTCAACTTGGAACCGTAGCCCTGACGCGGCTTCTTGTGGCGCAGGCCGGACTGCCTGTCGTCGCCGCCGGCGGGATCATGGATGGTCAAGGCGTCAGTGCGGTTTTGACCCTTGGAGCTGTCGCAGCCCAGCTTGGAACCGCCTTCATCGCCTGCCCGGAGAGCGCGGCGGATGAAGCGTATCGTGCGGCCCTCAATAGCGACGCAGCGTTCAACACCGTGATGACGGATGCGATATCCGGCCGGCCCGCCCGCTGTCTGCGGAACCGTTTCACCACCTGGGCCGGGCGCGCCACCCGGATGCCGCCCGACTACCCGGTCGCCTACGACGCTGGAAAGGCCGTCAACACAGCCGCCAAGGCGACGGGCGAAAGCGGCTTCGGCGCGCAATGGGCAGGACAGGGCGCGCCATTATCGCGACCTATGGGTGCTGCTGATCTTGTCCGGACACTAGCAGACGAACTCGCAGCCTAGGTCCGCTTCCCACCCATGGCTGACATCAGCGACGTCGGGTTCGAGCAACGATAGCCTGACGCAGTTCGATCATCACGGCCGCCTGATGCGCTGAAACAGACAAACTTCTCCGCTTGACGTCGTGTCACCCATAGGTGATATGTAACCCGTAGGTTACGGCATGGGAGGACGGTTGATGACGGATGACAACAGGACGGTCGAGGGGTTGGCGAGGGAGCGCGGGACGCGGTTCCGGTGGGGGCTGGGCCTCGTCGCCGTCAGCGGCGCGGCGGTCGTGGGCGGGGCGGTCGTGGGGCTGAGGACGGGCGGAGAGGGCGATGTCGCCACGGCGGCGGGGGCGGCGGTGGGTCTGGGTCTGGTCGCGCTGTTGGGCGGGGCGGCGCTCGCCTGGTGCGCGCGGCCGGGGCGGCCGCTGGTGCCGCCGACGGACGGACAGGAGACGCGGCGCGACCGGCTTCAGCGCGCCCGGACCCAGCAGTTGGTGATCTTTCCCTTTGTGATGCTGGCCTTCATGATGCAGTCCCATCGGGGCATGCAGGCGGTGCTGGCGGGCCAGGGCGATCTGGGCGCCTATCTGCAGGTCTCGCTGCCGGTGATCTATGGCTGGCTGGTGCCCGCCATCGTCATGGGCTGGGACTGGAACACGCGCCAGCACCGGCGTTTTCTGGACGACGAGCTGACCCAGGCCATGCGGGCGCAGGCGATGATGCTGGCGTTCGCCGTGCTGATGGCGGGGGTCACGGTCGCCATGGTGCTGGGCATGTGGCGGCCCGCCGTGGGCGTTGCGGCCCTGCCCTATGTGCTGGCGATCGGGGGCGCGACGGCCGGGCTGCGGTTCGCCTGGCTGGACCGGGAGGCCGAGCGAAATGGGTGATCCCCGTCTGGGCTCGCGCCTGAAAGAGGTGCGCACGGCCGCCGCCCTGACCCAGGCCGGTCTGGCGGAAAAGGCCGGCGTGTCGCGCAAGACCATCAACACCGTCGAGAACGGCGTCTTCGTCCCGTCCACCATCGTGGCGCTGGATCTGGCGCGGGCGCTTGAGACCACGGTGGAAGAACTGTTCTACCTGAAGGGCTGAGGAGGCGCGCGATGAGCAGGGTTCTGGGGGTGATCGGCGGCATGGGGCCGGCGGCGACGGTGGCGTTTCTCCAGCGCGTGCAGGCGCTGACGCCGGCGGGGGGCGATGCGGACCACATTCGCGTGGTGATGGACCTGAACCCCCAGGTTCCGGACCGCAACACCCGGCCGGGCGAGGCCGAGGCCGTGCTGGGCGAGATGGCGAGCGGTCTGAAGACGGCGGGGGCCCAGGTGCTGGCCATGCCGTGCAATACCGCCCACGCGCAAGGCGCGGGCATCCGCGCCGCAGGACTGCCGTTCATCGACATGATCGCGGCGACGGCCGATGCGGCGGTCGATGCGACGATCGGGGGCGGCGCCCGGCGGATCGGCGTGCTGGCCACGCCCGGCGGAGAGGCGTTGTATCAGGCGGCGCTGGCCGAACGGGGCGCGGAGGCCGTGCTGCTGGCGGGCGAGGATCGGGCGGCCTTCATGGCGGCGGTCTATGGGGTCAAGCGCGGCGATCGGGGTCCGGAGGCGCGGGCCGAGATGCGGCGGCTGGCGCGGGCGCTTGCGGCGGCCGGGGCGGAGGCTCTGATCGCCGGGTGCACGGAGGTTCCGCTGCTGCTGGCGGCCGGCGACGTCGACCTGCCGCTGACGGACTCGGCCGAGGTGCTGGCGAGGGCGTGCGTGGAGGCGTGCCTGGAGGGCGCAGCGTCGTCCGTGGGCTGATCGCGCTTGCGGCCGTGGGGGCGGCGCGACTAGTCAGGGGTGTGTCTCGCTTGCCCCTGATCATCGATTGCGACCCCGGCGTGGACGACGCCGTGGCCCTGCTGCTGGCCTTCGCCTCGACCGAACTGGAGTTGCTGGCCATCACCACCGTCGCCGGCAACGTCCCCGGCCACAGGACCCAGCGCAACGCGCGCATGATCCGTCAGATCGCCGGGCGCGAGGACGTGCCGGTCTATGGCGGGGCGGAACGGCCGCTGAAGCGTCCGCCGGCGCATGCGGGCGAGTTCCATGGGCCGGAGGGGCTGGGCGACCTCCAGCCGTTCGAGCCGCATGGCATCATCGGCGACGGCCCGGCGGCCAACGCCATTGTCGACCTGGTGATGAAGCGGCCGGCAGGCTCGGTATCGGTCGCCGTGATGGGGCCGATGACCAATCTGGCGCTGGCCATGAAGCGCGAGCGGCGCCTGGCCGAACGGCTGGGGACAGTGGTGGTGATGGGGGGCGCGCGCAGCGAAGGCGGCAACATCACCCCCTCGGCCGAGTTCAACATCTGGGCCGATCCCGACGCGGCGGCGGTGGTGTTCGGATCGGGCTGCGCGGTGGTCTGCCTGGGGCTGGACGCGACGCATCAGGTGCGGGCGACCGAGGCGCGCATCCGGGCCCTCGAGACGATCCGCACCGAGCCGGCGCGCACGGCCGCCGCCATGCTGCGCTTCTCGCAAGCGGTGGAGCGGACGGTGGTGGGTTGGGAGGCGGCGCCGCTGCACGACCCCTGCACGGTCGCCTGGCTGCTGCGGCCGGACCTGTTTGAGCTGCGCCCCTGCCGCATCGAGGTGGAGACCGGATCGGAGCTGACGCGGGGCCATACGGCGGTGGAGTTCCGGGTCGATCCCCTCACGGCGCGGCATCGCTGGGCCGTCGGTGTCGATGCGGACGGGGTGTTCGATCTGATCGCCGATGCGCTGAAGCCTTCGGAGGCGGCGCAGTGAGGATCACCGTCGTCGGCTCGATCAATCTCGATCTGGTGGCGCGGGCCTCGCACCTGCCGGGGGCCGGCGAGACGGTGACTGGGGCGACGCTGCAGCGGCATCCCGGCGGCAAGGGCGCCAATCAGGCGTTGGCGGCGGAGAAGCTGGGGGCCGAGGTCTGCCTGATCGGGCGGGTCGGCGATGACGCCATGGCGGGCGAGGCGCTGGGGCTGATGGATGCGATCGGCGTCGATCTGTCGGGGGTGGAGACGGACATCGCGGCCCCGACCGGCGTCGCCCTGATCGCGGTCGATCCCCAGGGCGAGAACCAGATCGTGGTCGCGGCCGGCGCCAACCATTGGGTCACGCCCGAACAGCTGCCGCAGCGGATCGAAGGGCCGCTGATCGTGCAACTGGAGCTGCCGATCGAGACGGTGGAGGCGGCGGTGGGCCGAGCGACCGGCTTTGTGTGCGCCAACCTCGCGCCCGCCGCGCCCGTGTCGGAACGGCTGCTGCGGCGCGCGGACCTGATCGTGGTCAACGAAACGGAGGCCGCCTTCTATGGCGAGGGCCTGCATCGCGGCGGCGGCCGGGTCGTGGTGACCAAGGGCGCGCGCGGCGCGGCCATGTACCAGCGCGGCGTCGAGATGGCCTGGGCTGCGGCCCCCGTTGTCGAGGCGATGGACGCCACCGGCGCGGGCGACGCCTTTGTCGGCGCAATCACCGTCGCCCTGCTTGAAGGCATGGAGCCGGTCCAAGCGCTGCGCTTCGCCTGCGCCGCCGGCGCGGTCGCCGCCACCCGGGCGGGCGCCCAGCCCTCTCTGCCGGAACGCGCAGAGGTGGAGGTGCTGCTGGCGGGGTGACGAGGCGACCCGAAAGCCGCCGCGTCGATCAGGATCAACTGCCCGTGCCGAAGCCGCCGGGGCCGCCGGCGCCGGCGGAGCCTTGGCCGCCGCTGGCGGGGCCTTCGGGGGTCTGGGCGGGGGAGGGGGCCGAGGCGGGGTTCGGCTGGACGTCGATGTCGTCGTCGCTGTCGGTCTCGAGCGCGGCGTTCGGATCGGCGGGATTGACGTCGGTCATGGGGCTCTCCTTGCGGTGGACTCAAGGATCAATCCGTCAGGTCGGGCGGCGTTCCGCCGGGGCGCAGGGCGGGCGATCACGGCTTGGCGCCCGCCGTTGGACGTGTATGTCGTAACACTTCCATGAAACGGGGGCGTTCACGATGATGAAGCGGGTGATGGGGGCGGGCTTGCCGCTGGCGGCGGTGTTGCTGGCTACGACGGCGCTGGCGCAAACAGCGCAAACAGCAGCGACGCCGCAGGCCGGGGCGTTGACCTATCAGCAGCCGCCGCAGCCGATCGCGGACATCCTGGACGCCAGGCCGACGCCGTCGTCGATGCTGTCGCCGGATCGCGCCACGCTGGTGCTGATGGACCGGTCGAACCTGCCGGCGATCTCGGCGCTGGCCGAGCCGATGCTGAGGCTGGCGGGCGAGCGGATCAATCCGCGCAACAACGGCCCGGCCGAGAGCCGCGTGTCGTGGCTGACGGGCCTGAGCTTGCAGGCGGTGGATGGAGGGCAGCCCCGCGTGGTGACCCTGCCGCAAGGCGCGCGCTTTACCGCCGCGCGCTTCTCGCCGGACGGCAAGTCGCTGGCCCTGGTGATGGACGCGCCCGACGGGCTGGATCTTTGGGTGGTGGACGTGGCCTCTGCGCGGGCCCGAAAGCTGGACGGAGCCCGCGTCAATATGGCCGCGGGCGCCGGTTATGAGTGGACGCCGGACAGCCAGGCGCTGCTGGTCGAGGCGGTTCCGGCGGGCCGCGGACCGGCGCCGGTGGCGAACGCAACGCCGACAGGACCGAACGTCGAGGAGACCGCAGGCCGCGTGGCGCCCGCGCGGACCTATCAGGACCTGTTGCAGACGCCGGCGGACGAGGCGCTGTTCGACCACTATTTCACCTCGCAGCTGACGCTGGTTTCGCTGAACGGACCGGCGCGGACGGTCGGCGAGCCGGCGGTGTATCTGGACTCGGCGGTGTCGCCGGACGGGCGCTATGTGCTGCACGAGATCGCCAAGCGGCCCTACAGCTATCAGGTGCCGGCGGGTCTTTTCCCGACCGAGATCGTGGTCACGGACCTGAACGGGCAGGTGGTGCGCCAGGTGGCCGACCTGCCGCTGCGTGACGACGTGCCGACGGCATTCGACGCGGTGGCGCCCGGCCCGCGCTCGGTGCAGTGGCGCGCCGATGCGCCGGCGACCCTGGTGTGGGTCGAGGCGCTGGACGGCGGCGACATCCGGCGCGAGGCGGAGTTCCGCGACCGCGTGCTGATGCAGGCGGCGCCGTTCACGGGCGAGCCGGTCAAGCTGATCGACCTGAAGGAACGCTTTGGCGGCATACAGTGGGGCCGCGACGACCTGGCCATCGTCAATAGCCGCTGGTTCAACACCCGCCACGAGACCCGCTTCGTGGTCGATCCGTCGAACCCGGGCGAGGGTCGGGTGCTGCTGGAGCGCAACTATCAGGCGCGCTACGACAATCCGGGCCAGCCGGTGCTGCAGCCGAACGCGGCGGGGCGGTCGGTGATCCGTTTCGACGGGCAGGGCCGCATCCTGATGAGCGGACCGGGCGCGACGCCGCAGGGCGAGTTCCCGTTCCTGGCCGCCATGGACGTGGCGACGGGCCAAAGCGAGCGGCTGTGGACCTCGGCGGACACCGACTATGAGGCGGTGATCGGCTTTCTGGACAACGACGGCCGGCGCGTGGTGACCCAGCGCGAGACGCGTCTGGATCCGCCGAACCTGCGCATCCGCGACCTGTCGAGCGGTCAGACTACGCCGATCACCAACTTCCCCGACCCCGCCCCACAGCTGGCCGAGGCGACGCGCCGGCTGATCACCTACAAGCGGGCGGATGGGGTGCAGCTGTCGGGCACGCTGTATCTGCCGGCCGGCTATGACAAGGATCGCGACGGGCCGCTGCCGCTGCTGATGTGGGCCTATCCGGCCGAGTTCACCGATCCGACGGTGGCCGGCCAGACCGTGGACGTGCAGAACCGGTTCGTGCGGCCGGGCGGGTCCAGCCACGTGTTCCTGCTGACCCAGGGCTACGCCATCCTGGACAATCCTTCGATGCCGATCATCGGCCGCGAGGGCGCCGAGCCCAACGACACCTATGTCGAGCAACTGACGGCGGATGCGCAGGCGGCGGTGGATGCGGTGGTGGAGATGGGCGTGGCCGAGCGCGGCCGCATCGCCATCGGCGGGCACAGCTACGGCGCCTTCATGACCGCCAACCTCCTGGCGCACACCGACCTGTTCCGCACCGGGATCGCACGCTCGGGCGCCTACAACCGCACCCTGACGCCGTTCGGCTTCCAGGCCGAGCAGCGCAACTACTGGGAGGCGACGGAGGTCTATACGAAGATGGCGCCCTTCACCTATGCGGACCGGGTGAACGAGCCGATCCTGCTGATCCACGGCGAGGCGGACGACAACTCGGGCACCTTCCCGGTGCAGACCGAGCGGTTCTATGCGGCGCTGAAGGGGCTGGGCGCGACGGCGCGCTATGTCACCCTGCCGCTGGAGGCGCACGGATACCGCGCCCGCGAGTCGGTCGGCCACACCCTGTGGGAGATGACCCGCTGGCTGGACCAGTACGTCAAGACCGCGCCGGCTGCGCCGCCCGCGCAGTGAGGATGGAGGGGCGGGGCCTCGGCTCCGCCTCTTCCTTTATTCTTCGGCGTCAGTCGTCCAGGCGCTGAAGCAGCAGAAGCACGCCCGCGGCGGTCAGGGCGCCGAGGGCAAAGGCGGCGATGACCGAGCCGGCGGCGACGGCGGTGGGCACGGTCACCGGGCGCGCCTCGTACCATTCGACGATGTCGGCGTCGTCATAGGCGTCGTCCTCGTAGTCCTCGACGACGTTGACGGGGATTTCGCGGTCCATGGAGACGCCTTTCTGAAAAGATGCGCGCCCCTACCGCGCGCCTGCCGACAATCCTCGAGCCAAGGCCAAGGTTCCCTCGAGCGCCGCCATCGTGACAGGATGGCGCGGGTCGGCTAGGACGCCGAACTCAAGATTCCACGTCTCCTCACAGACTTCCAAGACGATCCCATGGCCGGCCATTCGAAGTTCAAGAACATCATGCACCGCAAGGGACGCGCCGATGCGCAGCGTTCCAAGCTGTTCTCCAAGCTGTCGCGCGACATCACGGTGGCGGCCAAGTCAGGCATGCCCGACCCGGCGCTGAACCCGCGCCTGCGCCTGGCCGTCAACAACGCCAAGGCCGAAAGCCTGCCCAAGGACGTGATCCAGCGCGCCATCAACAAGGCCGCCGGCGGCGACGTCGATACGATGGAGGAGGTCCGCTACGAGGGGCGCGGCCCTGGCGGGGTGGGCATCATCGTCGAGGCCCTGACCGACAACCGCAACCGCGCCGGCTCCAACATCCGTTCGGCCTTTTCCAAGAACGGCGGGGCGCTGGGCGAGATGAACTCGGTCGCCTTCATGTGGGACAAGGTCGGCAAGATCGTCTACCCGGCCGAGGCTGGATCCGAGGACGCGGTGATGGAGGCCGCGATCGAGGCCGGCGCCTCCGACGTCGAAAGCGACCTGGTCAAGCCCGACATCTACGAGGACGCGCCCGGCCACACCATCTGGACCGCGTTCGAGGACCTGAACGAGGTCGCCGACGCCATGTCCAAGGTGCTGGGCGATCCCAAGTCCACCGCCATCGTGTGGAAGCCCCAGTCCGACGTTCCGGTCACCGGCGAGGCGGTCGGCACGCTGTTCAAGCTGCTGGACGCGCTGGACGCCGAGGACGACGTGCAGAACGTCTATTCCAACGAGGACATCTCCGACGAGGACGCCGCCAAGTACGCGGGGTGATTTCGGACGTTCGAGGGTCGTGCTAGGCTCGCCGCATGACGGTGCATGTGACGATCGCCCTGGACGACGCCGTAAAGGCCAAGTTGGACGCCCTGGCGGACGCCAGGCGTGTTCCGGTGGACGAGATCGTGACACAGGCCGTGTCCCAACTGGCGGCGGATGATGCGGCCTTTCATGCCGCGGTAGAAGCGGGGCTGGCCTCGCTTGATGCGGGAAGGGGCGTGCCGCACGAAGACGTCGTCGCCCGGCTCCGCGCTCGTCAGGCCAAGCGCGCCCGTCTGTGAAGGTCATCTGGTCACCCGAGGCCGAAGCCGACCTCGTAGATGCGTGGACCTTTATCGCGGCTGACCGGCGCAACACGGCTGATGCGGTCGAAATGCGTATCGTGGATGCTGTCGAAAGTCTCGGCGACTTCCCACGCAAGGGTCGGCCGGGCAAGGATCCAGGCACGCGCGAACTGGTGGTGCATCGCACGCCGTACATCGTGATCTACAGGCTGCGCTCCGAGGACCTGGAGATCGTCCGTATCTGGCACGGCAGCCGAGAACCGTTCGAATAGCGTCCGATCCGCGCACCTCCGGAACGCCGTGCACGGAGCATCCGTTCGCTGCGGATGATCGAGTTCGCCCGTTTCGCCGACTATGCCCCGCCCGTGATCGGGGCGGTGCTGGCCGGAGGGCTGATCGGGCTTGAGCGGGAGTGGCGCGGGCGGGCGGCGGGCCTGCGGACGCATCTGCTGGTCTCGCTGGCGTCGTGCCTGCTGATGCTGGCGGCGATGTCGCAGGGCGACTGGGCGTTCGAGGCGCTGCCGGACGAGAACATCGTCACCG
The genomic region above belongs to Brevundimonas sp. PAMC22021 and contains:
- a CDS encoding D-cysteine desulfhydrase encodes the protein MHLARFPRIRLAHLPTPLEPLPRLGEALGVDLWIKRDDCTGLAGGGNKTRKLEFLLGAALAEDADTLMTQGAVQSNHVRQTAAAAAAHGLACEIILEERTGSKAPDYVGNGNVLLDKLFGAKLRTVPGGTDMVAELETTAAEARARGARPYVIPGGGSNAIGALGYADCARELVVQADDLDLRIDRIVTATGSAGTHAGLVAGLQVIGADIPVLGIGVRAPKEKQEANVFKLAEETAALLGRPGQVAREAVVADCDYVGEGYGRVDQGVIDALTLAARTDGVVLDPVYSGKAMKGLIALSKQGRFAGETVVFLHTGGAQGLFGYESEIGAGL
- a CDS encoding type II toxin-antitoxin system RelE/ParE family toxin, with translation MKVIWSPEAEADLVDAWTFIAADRRNTADAVEMRIVDAVESLGDFPRKGRPGKDPGTRELVVHRTPYIVIYRLRSEDLEIVRIWHGSREPFE
- a CDS encoding aspartate/glutamate racemase family protein gives rise to the protein MSRVLGVIGGMGPAATVAFLQRVQALTPAGGDADHIRVVMDLNPQVPDRNTRPGEAEAVLGEMASGLKTAGAQVLAMPCNTAHAQGAGIRAAGLPFIDMIAATADAAVDATIGGGARRIGVLATPGGEALYQAALAERGAEAVLLAGEDRAAFMAAVYGVKRGDRGPEARAEMRRLARALAAAGAEALIAGCTEVPLLLAAGDVDLPLTDSAEVLARACVEACLEGAASSVG
- a CDS encoding CopG family ribbon-helix-helix protein encodes the protein MTVHVTIALDDAVKAKLDALADARRVPVDEIVTQAVSQLAADDAAFHAAVEAGLASLDAGRGVPHEDVVARLRARQAKRARL
- a CDS encoding nucleoside hydrolase — encoded protein: MSRLPLIIDCDPGVDDAVALLLAFASTELELLAITTVAGNVPGHRTQRNARMIRQIAGREDVPVYGGAERPLKRPPAHAGEFHGPEGLGDLQPFEPHGIIGDGPAANAIVDLVMKRPAGSVSVAVMGPMTNLALAMKRERRLAERLGTVVVMGGARSEGGNITPSAEFNIWADPDAAAVVFGSGCAVVCLGLDATHQVRATEARIRALETIRTEPARTAAAMLRFSQAVERTVVGWEAAPLHDPCTVAWLLRPDLFELRPCRIEVETGSELTRGHTAVEFRVDPLTARHRWAVGVDADGVFDLIADALKPSEAAQ
- a CDS encoding nitronate monooxygenase family protein; this encodes MTLLDKLALRLPIVQAPMAGVSTPQLAAAVSNAGALGSIGVGATNASGAARMIDDVRRLTDAAFNVNVFVHSAPIRDAEREASWLSALEPVFREFGAQPPSSLATIYQSFADDDEMLRLLIKRAPPVISFHFGLPDQARVTALRQAGCVLIATATSLDEASAARRAGMDAVVAQGFEAGGHRGIFDPAGDDAQLGTVALTRLLVAQAGLPVVAAGGIMDGQGVSAVLTLGAVAAQLGTAFIACPESAADEAYRAALNSDAAFNTVMTDAISGRPARCLRNRFTTWAGRATRMPPDYPVAYDAGKAVNTAAKATGESGFGAQWAGQGAPLSRPMGAADLVRTLADELAA
- a CDS encoding ribokinase, with the protein product MRITVVGSINLDLVARASHLPGAGETVTGATLQRHPGGKGANQALAAEKLGAEVCLIGRVGDDAMAGEALGLMDAIGVDLSGVETDIAAPTGVALIAVDPQGENQIVVAAGANHWVTPEQLPQRIEGPLIVQLELPIETVEAAVGRATGFVCANLAPAAPVSERLLRRADLIVVNETEAAFYGEGLHRGGGRVVVTKGARGAAMYQRGVEMAWAAAPVVEAMDATGAGDAFVGAITVALLEGMEPVQALRFACAAGAVAATRAGAQPSLPERAEVEVLLAG
- a CDS encoding YebC/PmpR family DNA-binding transcriptional regulator; amino-acid sequence: MAGHSKFKNIMHRKGRADAQRSKLFSKLSRDITVAAKSGMPDPALNPRLRLAVNNAKAESLPKDVIQRAINKAAGGDVDTMEEVRYEGRGPGGVGIIVEALTDNRNRAGSNIRSAFSKNGGALGEMNSVAFMWDKVGKIVYPAEAGSEDAVMEAAIEAGASDVESDLVKPDIYEDAPGHTIWTAFEDLNEVADAMSKVLGDPKSTAIVWKPQSDVPVTGEAVGTLFKLLDALDAEDDVQNVYSNEDISDEDAAKYAG
- a CDS encoding helix-turn-helix transcriptional regulator; its protein translation is MGDPRLGSRLKEVRTAAALTQAGLAEKAGVSRKTINTVENGVFVPSTIVALDLARALETTVEELFYLKG
- a CDS encoding S9 family peptidase encodes the protein MMKRVMGAGLPLAAVLLATTALAQTAQTAATPQAGALTYQQPPQPIADILDARPTPSSMLSPDRATLVLMDRSNLPAISALAEPMLRLAGERINPRNNGPAESRVSWLTGLSLQAVDGGQPRVVTLPQGARFTAARFSPDGKSLALVMDAPDGLDLWVVDVASARARKLDGARVNMAAGAGYEWTPDSQALLVEAVPAGRGPAPVANATPTGPNVEETAGRVAPARTYQDLLQTPADEALFDHYFTSQLTLVSLNGPARTVGEPAVYLDSAVSPDGRYVLHEIAKRPYSYQVPAGLFPTEIVVTDLNGQVVRQVADLPLRDDVPTAFDAVAPGPRSVQWRADAPATLVWVEALDGGDIRREAEFRDRVLMQAAPFTGEPVKLIDLKERFGGIQWGRDDLAIVNSRWFNTRHETRFVVDPSNPGEGRVLLERNYQARYDNPGQPVLQPNAAGRSVIRFDGQGRILMSGPGATPQGEFPFLAAMDVATGQSERLWTSADTDYEAVIGFLDNDGRRVVTQRETRLDPPNLRIRDLSSGQTTPITNFPDPAPQLAEATRRLITYKRADGVQLSGTLYLPAGYDKDRDGPLPLLMWAYPAEFTDPTVAGQTVDVQNRFVRPGGSSHVFLLTQGYAILDNPSMPIIGREGAEPNDTYVEQLTADAQAAVDAVVEMGVAERGRIAIGGHSYGAFMTANLLAHTDLFRTGIARSGAYNRTLTPFGFQAEQRNYWEATEVYTKMAPFTYADRVNEPILLIHGEADDNSGTFPVQTERFYAALKGLGATARYVTLPLEAHGYRARESVGHTLWEMTRWLDQYVKTAPAAPPAQ